The Bradyrhizobium sp. B097 genome contains the following window.
TCGCGGTCAAGATTGCCGATCGGCAAGCGATCCTGGAGACGTTGTCCGTCACCCAGCGCCTGGAGAAGGTGCTCGGCCTGATGGAGAGCGAGATCTCGGTGTTGCAGGTCGAGAAGCGCATCCGCTCGCGCGTCAAGCGCCAGATGGAGAAGACCCAGCGCGAGTATTACCTGAACGAGCAGATGAAGGCGATCCAGAAGGAGCTCGGCGACGATGAAGGTCGCGACGAGCTGGCCGATCTGGAGGAGAAGATCTCCAAGACCAAGCTGTCCAAGGAAGCGCGCGAGAAGGCCCAGCACGAGCTGAAGAAGCTGCGCCAGATGTCGCCGATGTCCGCGGAAGCGACCGTCGTGCGCAACTATCTGGATTGGCTGCTGTCGATCCCGTGGGGCAAGAAGTCCAAGGTCAAGAAGGACCTCGAGGCCGCGCAGGCGGTGCTGGACTCCGATCACTACGGGCTCGAGAAGGTCAAGGACCGGATCGTCGAGTATCTCGCGGTGCAGTCGCGCGCCAACAAGCTGACCGGACCGATCCTGTGCCTGGTCGGGCCTCCCGGCGTCGGCAAGACCTCGCTCGGCAAGTCGATCGCGAAGGCGACCGGCCGTGAATTCGTGCGCGTGTCGCTCGGCGGCGTGCGTGACGAGGCCGAGATCCGTGGTCACCGCCGCACCTATATCGGCTCGATGCCCGGCAAGATCATCCAGTCGATGCGCAAGGCGAAGACCTCGAACCCGCTGTTCCTGCTGGACGAGATCGACAAGATGGGCGCCGATTTCCGCGGCGATCCGTCATCGGCGCTGCTTGAGGTCTTGGACCCCGAGCAGAACTCGACCTTCAACGATCACTACCTGGAGGTCGACTACGACCTGTCCAACGTGATGTTCATCACGACCGCGAATACGCTGAATATTCCGGGCCCGCTGATGGACCGCATGGAGATCATCCGGATCGCCGGCTACACCGAGAACGAGAAGGTCGAGATCGCGCGCAAGCATCTGATCCCGAGCGCGCTCTCCAAGCACGGTCTGGACTCCAAGGAATGGTCGATCGACGACGCGGCCTTGCTCTTGATGATCCGCCGCTACACCCGCGAAGCGGGCGTGCGTAATCTGGAACGTGAGCTCTCCACACTCGCCCGCAAGGCGGTGAAGGAGCTGATGATCTCCAAGAAGAAGTCGGTGAAGGTCACCGAGGCGAACATCGAAGAGTTCCTCGGCGTGCCGAAGTATCGCTTCGGCGAGATCGACGACGAGGATCAGGTCGGTATCGTCACCGGTCTGGCGTGGACCGATGTCGGCGGCGAGCTGTTGACCATTGAAGGCGTCATGATGCCCGGCAAGGGCAAGATGACCGTCACGGGCAATCTGCGCGACGTGATGAAGGAGTCGATCTCGGCGGCGGCGTCTTACGTCCGTTCGCGCGCGATCGTCTACGGCATCGAACCGCCGATGTTCGACCGCCGCGACATCCACGTTCACGTGCCGGAGGGCGCAACGCCGAAGGACGGTCCGTCCGCCGGCGTGGCGATGGCCACCGCGATCATCTCGGTCATGACCGGCATTCCGGTCCGCCACGATGTCGCGATGACCGGCGAGATCACGCTGCGCGGCCGCGTGCTGCCGATCGGCGGTCTGAAGGAGAAGCTGCTGGCTGCCGCGCGCGGTGGCATCAAGACGGTGCTGATCCCCGAGGACAACGCCAAGGATCTCACGGAGATTTCCGATGCGATCAAGGGCGGCATGGAGATCATCCCGGTCTCGCGGCTGGACGAGGTCGTCGCCAAGGCGCTGACCCGGGTGCCTGTGCCGATCGTCTGGGAAGAGGAGACCAGCAAGGTCGACGTCAAGCCCGACGCTTCGGATGAGGCGTCCGGTGGCCTGACGGCGCACTGAAGCGAGCTCCAATCGAAATAATGAAACGGCGCCTTCGGGCGCCGTTTTTGTTTGGCGCTTCGTGCGCCTCTATTGTCCGGATTACTCTTTCTTCTCGACGACGAAATTGCCGATTGCCCCGAGTGCCATCAGCACGCTGGTGCCGAGGAACACCGCGCGCATGCCGATATGGCCGCCGATGAATCCGCCGGCGAGCGGGCCGATCACCTGGCCGGCATATTGCGCCGAGATCGAATAACCCAGCATGCTGCCGGTGACCGTGTCGGGCACGTTGTGCCGGATCACGCTTGCGATGCAGGGTAACAGGCCGCCGAGCGCGAGCCCCATCAGGAAGCGGAGCAGGATCAGCTGCCAGCCGCTGACCACGAAGGCCTGCGGGATCAGCAGCAGCGCCGAGGCGGCCAGGCAGATGGTGATGATCCGCCAATGGCCGACGCGATCGGCCAGCCTGCCGAGATGCGACGACGACAGCAGGCTGCCGAACGCCGCCGCCGACATCACGAGGCCGGCGACGAACGTCACCTGCGGTGTCTCGACCAGTTGCGCGACATAGACCGTGATGATCGGCTCGATCGACATGTTGGCGATCATCAGCAGCAGGCCGGTGCCCCACATCGCGATGACAGGACGCTTGTCTGGAACCAGTGACCAGCCGCCACGCGACTTGCTGCCTTTCGCCGTCTTCGGACGCGCCTCCTCGCGGATCAGGAAGGTCGTGCCGAGGAAAGTGAAGAAGATGACGCCGCCGATCAGGAAGAAGGTCGCGCGGATGCCGATCAGGCCCGGCAGCACGCCGCCGATCAAGGGACCGACCAGGCTGCCGGCCATGATGCCGGCCGACAGCACGCCGATTGCCCAGCCGGACCGCGCCTTCGGCGTCTGCGCCGCGACCAGCACGGTCGAGCCCGAGGCGTAACCGCCGAGCAGGCCGGTCAGCAGCCGCAAGCCGACCAGCTCATAGACGTTGTGCGCCATGCCGATCAGCGACATGGCAACGGCCATGCCGAGGCTGGCGCGGATCAGCATCAGCTTGCGGCCATAGCGGTCGGCGAGCCGTCCCCACAGCGGCGCGGTCAGCGCAGCACTGAAGAAGGTCGCGCCATAGGCTACGCCCGACCATTGCACGATGGCGGCATGATCGGTCACGCCGAGCTGCTCGACATAGAGCGGCAGGAACGGCAGCAGCAGCGTCATCCCCACGATGGTGGTGAAGGAGCCTAACACGCAGACGATGAGATTGCGTTTCCAAGGGCCGGCGTCGAGGGCCGCCTCGCGATCGATCTCCATGTTCATGTCAGCGCAGCCCGATCACGGCGAAGCCGCGCGCCCGCAGGCCGCGGCGATCTTCGTTCAGCGAGCGGAGCAGGCGATCGCGGGTGTCGGTGATGTGATCGGCGGCCTCG
Protein-coding sequences here:
- the lon gene encoding endopeptidase La; translated protein: MTTSKPRPTIVHGESHSYPVLPLRDIVVFPHMIVPLFVGREKSIRALEEVMKNDALIMLATQKNASDDDPAPDSIYETGTLASVLQLLKLPDGTVKVLVEGLERARVEKYSDRSEYYEATAVALADTDANSVEAEALARSVVSDFESYVKLNKKISAEVVGVVQAITDFAKLGDTVASHLAVKIADRQAILETLSVTQRLEKVLGLMESEISVLQVEKRIRSRVKRQMEKTQREYYLNEQMKAIQKELGDDEGRDELADLEEKISKTKLSKEAREKAQHELKKLRQMSPMSAEATVVRNYLDWLLSIPWGKKSKVKKDLEAAQAVLDSDHYGLEKVKDRIVEYLAVQSRANKLTGPILCLVGPPGVGKTSLGKSIAKATGREFVRVSLGGVRDEAEIRGHRRTYIGSMPGKIIQSMRKAKTSNPLFLLDEIDKMGADFRGDPSSALLEVLDPEQNSTFNDHYLEVDYDLSNVMFITTANTLNIPGPLMDRMEIIRIAGYTENEKVEIARKHLIPSALSKHGLDSKEWSIDDAALLLMIRRYTREAGVRNLERELSTLARKAVKELMISKKKSVKVTEANIEEFLGVPKYRFGEIDDEDQVGIVTGLAWTDVGGELLTIEGVMMPGKGKMTVTGNLRDVMKESISAAASYVRSRAIVYGIEPPMFDRRDIHVHVPEGATPKDGPSAGVAMATAIISVMTGIPVRHDVAMTGEITLRGRVLPIGGLKEKLLAAARGGIKTVLIPEDNAKDLTEISDAIKGGMEIIPVSRLDEVVAKALTRVPVPIVWEEETSKVDVKPDASDEASGGLTAH
- a CDS encoding MFS transporter — its product is MNMEIDREAALDAGPWKRNLIVCVLGSFTTIVGMTLLLPFLPLYVEQLGVTDHAAIVQWSGVAYGATFFSAALTAPLWGRLADRYGRKLMLIRASLGMAVAMSLIGMAHNVYELVGLRLLTGLLGGYASGSTVLVAAQTPKARSGWAIGVLSAGIMAGSLVGPLIGGVLPGLIGIRATFFLIGGVIFFTFLGTTFLIREEARPKTAKGSKSRGGWSLVPDKRPVIAMWGTGLLLMIANMSIEPIITVYVAQLVETPQVTFVAGLVMSAAAFGSLLSSSHLGRLADRVGHWRIITICLAASALLLIPQAFVVSGWQLILLRFLMGLALGGLLPCIASVIRHNVPDTVTGSMLGYSISAQYAGQVIGPLAGGFIGGHIGMRAVFLGTSVLMALGAIGNFVVEKKE